The DNA sequence GATACGGGTAGCTTGATTTCCAGTGTTCAGAATGTATCAACAAAATATGAAGCCATTGAAAGGTGTTCTTTTTCCAACTATTCTAGTCCTATCAAACTCATGTTTTTATCTGAGGTTAAAAGCAGTGAAGGAGTGAAATATACTTTAACTTCAGTTGGTACTTCCAAATCAAGTATTGATATTCCTTCTGAAAAATGTCCATCCCAAACCCATCATGTaactgaaataaaaggaaaaacaagtgaGGATATCCCAAATGATAACTTTGAAAATTATAGTTCTAATCTTAGTGATAGTGACTCTCTTCAAAGAGAACTAAACAAATTTAATTGTGCAAAAGAATCTTCAGAATCCTCTGCAGTGTTTATGGATGATACGAATATTGATAAGCCACAAGAAGAACCTAAGGAAAATTCAAGCAGTGCTATTGattcatcttttaaaagaaaaccaggTAGACCTAAAAAAATAGGTCCCCAGGTTGTGAAACAGATTAAGCGACCAATTGGAAGACCACCCAAATCTAAAAGTGATCAAACAGATGTCACCATTTGCAGAAATGAGTCCTGTAGTGATGAAAAGAAAAGCCCAGAATCTCTCAtgtcagaaattaaagaaggtatttACAAAAAGACTATTACAGTAACTGTTTTTTATGGAAGGTCAAGAAGAACCAAAAGACATGTTTCTGAAGGAAGTGTAAACATAAGCAATGTTATGTCTTTAAACAATAATGTCACTGACTTTCCAACGGGATATGATAATCTCAGTAGAGAGCACAAAATTGACTTTGGTGAGAGAATCAGTGCTGTTTCAAATTTGACTACGGCAAGTGCAGTCTTGGGGTGTGGCTTTGAATATGTGAGACCTATCAAGAACAAGTCTGTGACACCTCAGCCTTCCAAGAACATTATTCGACCAAATCAGAAGCCTTTGGCAATAGTTAGGAAGCCTGGTAGACCTGCAAAAGTGAAAATTTCTGGCATATCTGTGACTATTAATAGAATTTCACCTCAGGAGAGAGAAGTAAGTATTAGCAGCTGCTTACCTCCTTTAGAACAagagaatatattagaaaaaagtcCAAATGACGAAGAGTATGATCACCAGTGCAATAAGGTGGATACAAGGCACACTGAGGCTGACATAGTTAAGAATGGATCAAAAAGTATGGTTGCTACTATACCTTTGAGACATTCAATTAAGGATAGAAAACCATCTCTGCATTTCTTACATCCATTAGCATCTTCTAGCtcatttatttatcaaaatgCTGTGCTCCATAAATCATATAAACTCCATTTGCAGAAAGGTAAAAGTCAGAAGGAAAAGCATAGGCAGTCAAGAATAGAAATAGCTTCCAAAGATATTCCAGGAGGTAGAAATTCAAGGAATGCAAAAAAGTTTTTGGACGATAACAAATTAATACCCATTTCTGAAGTATCCTTGGACCCGGTAATTTCATCAAACCCTCTGCTCAGGTGGTGGGCTCCTTCTACTTCAAATGATTCCTTACTaaaggaattaaacaatagaTTTGAGCAAATAACAAATGCTTGGGTGCAAGTGAGTGGAGATGAAGCTGAAAACTGTGTCcataaaaaaagagaacacatTGAAAATGATAATTTCAAAATAGCAAACCCTTTGGAAACTTGTCTTTTAGAACTTGAAGTTTCACCTGTAAAAATGCTTTTTCGGAAAAAATGTGATTTGAATGAACTCTGTATCTGGTTCATGCAAACGACAGAAACACAGTCTCTTTCACTAGTTAGAAAAGCAAATGCTCGAAACCCTTTGGAAGTAATAAATACCAGAGGAATTAGATTAGGGACCAAATATTCTGACTTTAATACCAGCCCCTTCagaaagcactttaaaaaatttgcaCTATCTTCTCCTTCAAAATCAGCAGGGAAGCTGCATATACTGCATAAAATGGTTAACTCTCCACTCCTAAATGTGAAAAGTAATTTAACAATAGATAGATTAAAAAGAACTGAGTTTAAGAGATTGCCACATAAAAGgtggagaagagagggaaagcTGCACCATGGAACAGTTGACTGGATCTCTAAAAGGAGGAACTTACGATTTTTCTACCAGaaccaatttttaaataagactGAGGGGGGAGCAAATGCTGACATCCCActccaaggaaaaaacacagtagATAATCAGTCTATTTTGTCACCTGAGATCAGGGGTGATTTTTTGCAACACAGGGTGGCAATGTCTGACTTCAAAACACGGACTAGTTTAGGGAATAAATGTAAATCAGAAGCAAAAGAGAATGGTACAAATTGCAGccaaaaagattttgaaaagggATCAAGACTAGGAAATGTATGTCCAAATAACTGGAGGTCAAAAACCTTAAAAGATTGTAGAATATTTTTGAGAAAGATCAACTATCTTGAACACAGAAATACTTTTAAGGTAAATACAATAATTTACTCTCCTGAATCTATTGACAGTGGAAGGAATCATCAAACTCATGTAGAAGAAACAAGGCGCTTTACCTTAAGATCCCATTCTGCTAggcaaaattgttttaaaaagcaatctaaagaaatagaaaacgcTAAAGCAAATAGTCTTTCAACCAATAAATTTCCCAACCACCTTGACAAtagtaaattaaataaatgtattaacttTGACAAGAATCCTTCTGATAGTTCTCAAGTTCTTAACAaattgaacaaaagaaaaagaccacCATGGAAGACCACAGAAATGTCAACAAAAAGACATAAACGACAGTCTTGCAACAATGGACAAATGGCAAACTATTATTCAAAATCCCAACTAGGTAAGTTTTTCTCTCCttaattttaaagtttcattgTAGGTGCCTTGAGTAAAGTATGAGATAATGGGTAGAAAAGGAACAGCTGACttagttttatttccaaaatatttggaCAACCTAATTTCTTGGCACCTAGTATGAAACTCATGAGATTAGGTGCTGCTAAGTGTACCAGTGCACTTCCCGACATCTTATTGTGCCCAGGATTTCAAgcaaatcaaaatatatttagtagACACATGGAAGGATTTTGAACATATATCAtcaatataaaagttatattacCTACTACTGCATTTGATAGATctaatataaaatacagaaaacagtttgacagatAAATATGCCCAAGCAACTAAAAATTAACTTCCATGCTACAGGATAACATATACTTACTGTCTAGATAAATTAGTAACTTTGAGACCAAGTGGAAAGAAGACTGTCTACTTGCTCGATTGATAAAGACTGTAACAATATATAACAGTCTTAGGATATCAGTCTCACTTTCACCATTATTATGCCCTTTGCTACTGCTTTGGGAATCACTTTAAGACTCTGCTTATTTAAAAAGTGTCAAGGAACAAGATACTTTTTCTTCAGTAAGTCAACAAACTTGTTAATAGTTTTCATATCAGACACTGACCTAGATTCCACGGATACAaagatgagaatttttttttccagagataaTCCATACCCTACCAGGGGAGAAAATCATATAAAGGTAATTTTAAGATAATGCTAAGTTCAATGCAAACCTAAATCACTTTAGCAAGTAATTATTTGTGCTTTGCTCAATTATACTACCTGATTGGTGCCTCAGGAACACTGTTACCCATAGAACCCagcaaaaataatatatgaaCACTAGTTGTCAACCTAGCCAGCTTCAGCTCTGTTAATTGATGGAGGCTAGACAATTCAGACTTTGTAGGAGTGTGGTGGTGCTTATTGGTTACTTTCTTGATCTGAAAGAATGCAAGGTTACCTTTGGCAATCTAAGAATGCTTTATCACATGGTTGCATTGTTCCTTCGTATATTTTAAGGGAGTTTGGGGGAGAGTTGGGAAAGGTattggtggttttaatttttgttattttttaaaaacatttttaaaataaaattctattaggccttatattaaaatatttaaagcagtaATTAAACTTGAGTTTTAATAGGTCAGATTATTATGGCCcccaaaattaaattatttaactgAATAACTTTAAAATACCTATTTCAGTAATATCTAACATGCagtgattaaaaattttaacatgcaATG is a window from the Manis javanica isolate MJ-LG chromosome 5, MJ_LKY, whole genome shotgun sequence genome containing:
- the LCORL gene encoding ligand-dependent nuclear receptor corepressor-like protein isoform X4, giving the protein MPSRKLPKCTLSKESLFKHLGLQEVSYQWLDLPQNCDPNIPLVAQELMKKMIRQFAIEYISKSGKIQENRNGSIGPSLICKSIQMNQAENSLQEEQEGPLDLTVNRTQEQNTQQGDGVLDLSTKKTSIKSEESSICDPSSENSMAGSTVDAKSEEATKMEKGKSALSKILESLCIHHQQQVLAMLKFLVQEQNAASLCFCNTSYAVSSETQKPLTEDDLHGLFCNCEYRLAERGCLQNERDSSGFVPLPVCIKDLHCLSCQTVTVEHIKTVVNRGTANSYNSHGCCSGLLPNIDSTKLAFHTPLPSREICDVTVSLQDVCRSRSPSPPPLSPVQTEGFEKLKDVISELSALENNRLEANITQPPSLTPAEISSDKCDHEEYKTTKSSNSESLLLEDSNNGTTNHEKGETAVIFQDLMDRINEKLKSIETTDMTNLIKLSSSDCNTDNDFKLRDLITSLLHNAKSSDYSFMELLSQYDKKVENKIQTRFQKRQETLFAMHSSSDSPMFRRQSLQIKRELASLDENLIRKKYTEKNSRKLMRNDEIFSMDKEEFYHCQGPSLQNPKSLQDNHTETLFSPDYAAQSLQLPLHSLETNLASDAFSESFKTTSLEKMSIKSQEKSAAGKIFLQNCKENPNLENIQTPLKSDVPGLLSRTKRNIVPPGWYSIYVTNNYVFKKSPKAKKVSESTKKKDPVKNTHIESSHNIDLNKIAMNSNLQVVVERLEDTINMAKKSWNNQSLSEGYKASKKLIEIDSKDQSVGKNMTLTVSKMTCKEQSLSKAVVASSNTKSNPILTIGLDSKKLDNMEKLDTGSLISSVQNVSTKYEAIERCSFSNYSSPIKLMFLSEVKSSEGVKYTLTSVGTSKSSIDIPSEKCPSQTHHVTEIKGKTSEDIPNDNFENYSSNLSDSDSLQRELNKFNCAKESSESSAVFMDDTNIDKPQEEPKENSSSAIDSSFKRKPGRPKKIGPQVVKQIKRPIGRPPKSKSDQTDVTICRNESCSDEKKSPESLMSEIKEGIYKKTITVTVFYGRSRRTKRHVSEGSVNISNVMSLNNNVTDFPTGYDNLSREHKIDFGERISAVSNLTTASAVLGCGFEYVRPIKNKSVTPQPSKNIIRPNQKPLAIVRKPGRPAKVKISGISVTINRISPQEREVSISSCLPPLEQENILEKSPNDEEYDHQCNKVDTRHTEADIVKNGSKSMVATIPLRHSIKDRKPSLHFLHPLASSSSFIYQNAVLHKSYKLHLQKGKSQKEKHRQSRIEIASKDIPGGRNSRNAKKFLDDNKLIPISEVSLDPVISSNPLLRWWAPSTSNDSLLKELNNRFEQITNAWVQVSGDEAENCVHKKREHIENDNFKIANPLETCLLELEVSPVKMLFRKKCDLNELCIWFMQTTETQSLSLVRKANARNPLEVINTRGIRLGTKYSDFNTSPFRKHFKKFALSSPSKSAGKLHILHKMVNSPLLNVKSNLTIDRLKRTEFKRLPHKRWRREGKLHHGTVDWISKRRNLRFFYQNQFLNKTEGGANADIPLQGKNTVDNQSILSPEIRGDFLQHRVAMSDFKTRTSLGNKCKSEAKENGTNCSQKDFEKGSRLGNVCPNNWRSKTLKDCRIFLRKINYLEHRNTFKVNTIIYSPESIDSGRNHQTHVEETRRFTLRSHSARQNCFKKQSKEIENAKANSLSTNKFPNHLDNSKLNKCINFDKNPSDSSQVLNKLNKRKRPPWKTTEMSTKRHKRQSCNNGQMANYYSKSQLACYK
- the LCORL gene encoding ligand-dependent nuclear receptor corepressor-like protein isoform X3; translated protein: MDEKCSFCNLQREAVSDCMPSLDSSQSTPTEELSSQGQSNTEKIECQAENYLNALFRKKDLPQNCDPNIPLVAQELMKKMIRQFAIEYISKSGKIQENRNGSIGPSLICKSIQMNQAENSLQEEQEGPLDLTVNRTQEQNTQQGDGVLDLSTKKTSIKSEESSICDPSSENSMAGSTVDAKSEEATKMEKGKSALSKILESLCIHHQQQVLAMLKFLVQEQNAASLCFCNTSYAVSSETQKPLTEDDLHGLFCNCEYRLAERGCLQNERDSSGFVPLPVCIKDLHCLSCQTVTVEHIKTVVNRGTANSYNSHGCCSGLLPNIDSTKLAFHTPLPSREICDVTVSLQDVCRSRSPSPPPLSPVQTEGFEKLKDVISELSALENNRLEANITQPPSLTPAEISSDKCDHEEYKTTKSSNSESLLLEDSNNGTTNHEKGETAVIFQDLMDRINEKLKSIETTDMTNLIKLSSSDCNTDNDFKLRDLITSLLHNAKSSDYSFMELLSQYDKKVENKIQTRFQKRQETLFAMHSSSDSPMFRRQSLQIKRELASLDENLIRKKYTEKNSRKLMRNDEIFSMDKEEFYHCQGPSLQNPKSLQDNHTETLFSPDYAAQSLQLPLHSLETNLASDAFSESFKTTSLEKMSIKSQEKSAAGKIFLQNCKENPNLENIQTPLKSDVPGLLSRTKRNIVPPGWYSIYVTNNYVFKKSPKAKKVSESTKKKDPVKNTHIESSHNIDLNKIAMNSNLQVVVERLEDTINMAKKSWNNQSLSEGYKASKKLIEIDSKDQSVGKNMTLTVSKMTCKEQSLSKAVVASSNTKSNPILTIGLDSKKLDNMEKLDTGSLISSVQNVSTKYEAIERCSFSNYSSPIKLMFLSEVKSSEGVKYTLTSVGTSKSSIDIPSEKCPSQTHHVTEIKGKTSEDIPNDNFENYSSNLSDSDSLQRELNKFNCAKESSESSAVFMDDTNIDKPQEEPKENSSSAIDSSFKRKPGRPKKIGPQVVKQIKRPIGRPPKSKSDQTDVTICRNESCSDEKKSPESLMSEIKEGIYKKTITVTVFYGRSRRTKRHVSEGSVNISNVMSLNNNVTDFPTGYDNLSREHKIDFGERISAVSNLTTASAVLGCGFEYVRPIKNKSVTPQPSKNIIRPNQKPLAIVRKPGRPAKVKISGISVTINRISPQEREVSISSCLPPLEQENILEKSPNDEEYDHQCNKVDTRHTEADIVKNGSKSMVATIPLRHSIKDRKPSLHFLHPLASSSSFIYQNAVLHKSYKLHLQKGKSQKEKHRQSRIEIASKDIPGGRNSRNAKKFLDDNKLIPISEVSLDPVISSNPLLRWWAPSTSNDSLLKELNNRFEQITNAWVQVSGDEAENCVHKKREHIENDNFKIANPLETCLLELEVSPVKMLFRKKCDLNELCIWFMQTTETQSLSLVRKANARNPLEVINTRGIRLGTKYSDFNTSPFRKHFKKFALSSPSKSAGKLHILHKMVNSPLLNVKSNLTIDRLKRTEFKRLPHKRWRREGKLHHGTVDWISKRRNLRFFYQNQFLNKTEGGANADIPLQGKNTVDNQSILSPEIRGDFLQHRVAMSDFKTRTSLGNKCKSEAKENGTNCSQKDFEKGSRLGNVCPNNWRSKTLKDCRIFLRKINYLEHRNTFKVNTIIYSPESIDSGRNHQTHVEETRRFTLRSHSARQNCFKKQSKEIENAKANSLSTNKFPNHLDNSKLNKCINFDKNPSDSSQVLNKLNKRKRPPWKTTEMSTKRHKRQSCNNGQMANYYSKSQLACYK
- the LCORL gene encoding ligand-dependent nuclear receptor corepressor-like protein isoform X2 translates to MVRAGKGKSFESILEGLYGPRLRRDLSLFEDCEPEELTDWSMDEKCSFCNLQREAVSDCMPSLDSSQSTPTEELSSQGQSNTEKIECQAENYLNALFRKKDLPQNCDPNIPLVAQELMKKMIRQFAIEYISKSGKIQENRNGSIGPSLICKSIQMNQAENSLQEEQEGPLDLTVNRTQEQNTQQGDGVLDLSTKKTSIKSEESSICDPSSENSMAGSTVDAKSEEATKMEKGKSALSKILESLCIHHQQQVLAMLKFLVQEQNAASLCFCNTSYAVSSETQKPLTEDDLHGLFCNCEYRLAERGCLQNERDSSGFVPLPVCIKDLHCLSCQTVTVEHIKTVVNRGTANSYNSHGCCSGLLPNIDSTKLAFHTPLPSREICDVTVSLQDVCRSRSPSPPPLSPVQTEGFEKLKDVISELSALENNRLEANITQPPSLTPAEISSDKCDHEEYKTTKSSNSESLLLEDSNNGTTNHEKGETAVIFQDLMDRINEKLKSIETTDMTNLIKLSSSDCNTDNDFKLRDLITSLLHNAKSSDYSFMELLSQYDKKVENKIQTRFQKRQETLFAMHSSSDSPMFRRQSLQIKRELASLDENLIRKKYTEKNSRKLMRNDEIFSMDKEEFYHCQGPSLQNPKSLQDNHTETLFSPDYAAQSLQLPLHSLETNLASDAFSESFKTTSLEKMSIKSQEKSAAGKIFLQNCKENPNLENIQTPLKSDVPGLLSRTKRNIVPPGWYSIYVTNNYVFKKSPKAKKVSESTKKKDPVKNTHIESSHNIDLNKIAMNSNLQVVVERLEDTINMAKKSWNNQSLSEGYKASKKLIEIDSKDQSVGKNMTLTVSKMTCKEQSLSKAVVASSNTKSNPILTIGLDSKKLDNMEKLDTGSLISSVQNVSTKYEAIERCSFSNYSSPIKLMFLSEVKSSEGVKYTLTSVGTSKSSIDIPSEKCPSQTHHVTEIKGKTSEDIPNDNFENYSSNLSDSDSLQRELNKFNCAKESSESSAVFMDDTNIDKPQEEPKENSSSAIDSSFKRKPGRPKKIGPQVVKQIKRPIGRPPKSKSDQTDVTICRNESCSDEKKSPESLMSEIKEGIYKKTITVTVFYGRSRRTKRHVSEGSVNISNVMSLNNNVTDFPTGYDNLSREHKIDFGERISAVSNLTTASAVLGCGFEYVRPIKNKSVTPQPSKNIIRPNQKPLAIVRKPGRPAKVKISGISVTINRISPQEREVSISSCLPPLEQENILEKSPNDEEYDHQCNKVDTRHTEADIVKNGSKSMVATIPLRHSIKDRKPSLHFLHPLASSSSFIYQNAVLHKSYKLHLQKGKSQKEKHRQSRIEIASKDIPGGRNSRNAKKFLDDNKLIPISEVSLDPVISSNPLLRWWAPSTSNDSLLKELNNRFEQITNAWVQVSGDEAENCVHKKREHIENDNFKIANPLETCLLELEVSPVKMLFRKKCDLNELCIWFMQTTETQSLSLVRKANARNPLEVINTRGIRLGTKYSDFNTSPFRKHFKKFALSSPSKSAGKLHILHKMVNSPLLNVKSNLTIDRLKRTEFKRLPHKRWRREGKLHHGTVDWISKRRNLRFFYQNQFLNKTEGGANADIPLQGKNTVDNQSILSPEIRGDFLQHRVAMSDFKTRTSLGNKCKSEAKENGTNCSQKDFEKGSRLGNVCPNNWRSKTLKDCRIFLRKINYLEHRNTFKVNTIIYSPESIDSGRNHQTHVEETRRFTLRSHSARQNCFKKQSKEIENAKANSLSTNKFPNHLDNSKLNKCINFDKNPSDSSQVLNKLNKRKRPPWKTTEMSTKRHKRQSCNNGQMANYYSKSQLACYK
- the LCORL gene encoding ligand-dependent nuclear receptor corepressor-like protein isoform X1; translated protein: MDKGRERMAAAAAAAAQCRSPRCAAERRGFRRELDSWRHRLMHCVGFESILEGLYGPRLRRDLSLFEDCEPEELTDWSMDEKCSFCNLQREAVSDCMPSLDSSQSTPTEELSSQGQSNTEKIECQAENYLNALFRKKDLPQNCDPNIPLVAQELMKKMIRQFAIEYISKSGKIQENRNGSIGPSLICKSIQMNQAENSLQEEQEGPLDLTVNRTQEQNTQQGDGVLDLSTKKTSIKSEESSICDPSSENSMAGSTVDAKSEEATKMEKGKSALSKILESLCIHHQQQVLAMLKFLVQEQNAASLCFCNTSYAVSSETQKPLTEDDLHGLFCNCEYRLAERGCLQNERDSSGFVPLPVCIKDLHCLSCQTVTVEHIKTVVNRGTANSYNSHGCCSGLLPNIDSTKLAFHTPLPSREICDVTVSLQDVCRSRSPSPPPLSPVQTEGFEKLKDVISELSALENNRLEANITQPPSLTPAEISSDKCDHEEYKTTKSSNSESLLLEDSNNGTTNHEKGETAVIFQDLMDRINEKLKSIETTDMTNLIKLSSSDCNTDNDFKLRDLITSLLHNAKSSDYSFMELLSQYDKKVENKIQTRFQKRQETLFAMHSSSDSPMFRRQSLQIKRELASLDENLIRKKYTEKNSRKLMRNDEIFSMDKEEFYHCQGPSLQNPKSLQDNHTETLFSPDYAAQSLQLPLHSLETNLASDAFSESFKTTSLEKMSIKSQEKSAAGKIFLQNCKENPNLENIQTPLKSDVPGLLSRTKRNIVPPGWYSIYVTNNYVFKKSPKAKKVSESTKKKDPVKNTHIESSHNIDLNKIAMNSNLQVVVERLEDTINMAKKSWNNQSLSEGYKASKKLIEIDSKDQSVGKNMTLTVSKMTCKEQSLSKAVVASSNTKSNPILTIGLDSKKLDNMEKLDTGSLISSVQNVSTKYEAIERCSFSNYSSPIKLMFLSEVKSSEGVKYTLTSVGTSKSSIDIPSEKCPSQTHHVTEIKGKTSEDIPNDNFENYSSNLSDSDSLQRELNKFNCAKESSESSAVFMDDTNIDKPQEEPKENSSSAIDSSFKRKPGRPKKIGPQVVKQIKRPIGRPPKSKSDQTDVTICRNESCSDEKKSPESLMSEIKEGIYKKTITVTVFYGRSRRTKRHVSEGSVNISNVMSLNNNVTDFPTGYDNLSREHKIDFGERISAVSNLTTASAVLGCGFEYVRPIKNKSVTPQPSKNIIRPNQKPLAIVRKPGRPAKVKISGISVTINRISPQEREVSISSCLPPLEQENILEKSPNDEEYDHQCNKVDTRHTEADIVKNGSKSMVATIPLRHSIKDRKPSLHFLHPLASSSSFIYQNAVLHKSYKLHLQKGKSQKEKHRQSRIEIASKDIPGGRNSRNAKKFLDDNKLIPISEVSLDPVISSNPLLRWWAPSTSNDSLLKELNNRFEQITNAWVQVSGDEAENCVHKKREHIENDNFKIANPLETCLLELEVSPVKMLFRKKCDLNELCIWFMQTTETQSLSLVRKANARNPLEVINTRGIRLGTKYSDFNTSPFRKHFKKFALSSPSKSAGKLHILHKMVNSPLLNVKSNLTIDRLKRTEFKRLPHKRWRREGKLHHGTVDWISKRRNLRFFYQNQFLNKTEGGANADIPLQGKNTVDNQSILSPEIRGDFLQHRVAMSDFKTRTSLGNKCKSEAKENGTNCSQKDFEKGSRLGNVCPNNWRSKTLKDCRIFLRKINYLEHRNTFKVNTIIYSPESIDSGRNHQTHVEETRRFTLRSHSARQNCFKKQSKEIENAKANSLSTNKFPNHLDNSKLNKCINFDKNPSDSSQVLNKLNKRKRPPWKTTEMSTKRHKRQSCNNGQMANYYSKSQLACYK